A portion of the Kribbella jejuensis genome contains these proteins:
- a CDS encoding ABC transporter permease, translated as MTVLRETWIVFHRAMRLSLRNPMWSILMLSQPLMYLFLFGPLLKPITAQISQGHATNAYQVFIPGLIVQLGMFGAMFVGFGLIAEYRAGVIEADRVTPASRIALMAGRVLRDVVVLVVQSVLLLLAALPLGLRAPWGGVLLSLVIVALLGATFASLSYSVALITKSEDALAPLLNGIAMPLLLLSGILLPMQIGPKWLQHLSDISPLKHVVNGVRALFRGDISSSASLWGLFWVVLLTVIGLTVGARTFRKESA; from the coding sequence ATGACCGTCCTCCGTGAGACCTGGATCGTGTTCCACCGGGCGATGCGGTTGTCGCTGCGGAACCCGATGTGGTCGATCCTGATGCTCAGCCAGCCGCTGATGTACCTGTTCCTGTTCGGCCCGCTGCTCAAGCCGATCACCGCGCAGATCAGCCAGGGCCATGCCACCAACGCCTACCAGGTGTTCATCCCCGGCCTGATCGTGCAGCTCGGGATGTTCGGCGCGATGTTCGTCGGCTTCGGCCTGATCGCGGAGTACCGGGCCGGTGTCATCGAGGCGGACCGGGTCACCCCGGCCTCCCGGATCGCGCTGATGGCCGGGCGGGTACTGCGGGACGTCGTCGTGCTCGTCGTACAGTCCGTGCTCCTGCTGCTCGCCGCACTCCCCCTGGGGCTGCGGGCACCGTGGGGCGGCGTCCTGCTGTCGCTGGTGATCGTCGCGCTGCTCGGCGCCACGTTCGCCTCGCTGTCGTACTCGGTCGCGCTGATCACCAAGAGCGAGGACGCGCTGGCCCCGCTGCTGAACGGCATCGCCATGCCGCTCCTGCTGCTGTCCGGCATCCTCCTGCCGATGCAGATCGGCCCGAAGTGGCTGCAGCACCTGTCCGACATCAGCCCGCTCAAGCACGTGGTCAACGGCGTCCGCGCCCTGTTCCGCGGCGACATCAGCAGCTCGGCCTCGCTCTGGGGTCTGTTCTGGGTGGTCCTGCTCACCGTCATCGGCCTGACTGTCGGCGCACGGACCTTCCGGAAGGAATCTGCTTAG
- the mptB gene encoding polyprenol phosphomannose-dependent alpha 1,6 mannosyltransferase MptB: MRSPMVRGVVGAVVVALASLVTSVVPRSSWVASFPLRDSLPGRMVGLTFMVAGLGLMSWAWLTVGRRVMAGEKLPLLRMTACWSIPLLLAPPLFSRDAWSYAAQGALVAEGYNPYEVGPGVLSGHIVEAVDPMWMQTPAPYGPVPLAYGGLVAHLTMNPYLLMLAHRLLAVLGVVLIAWAVPRLATACRVDPAFATWLVVLNPMLITHGIGAAHNDMLMLGLACSAFALALTGHWGTAAVVAGSAAAVKLPGGLVAIAIAAVMSPLAGRLHRLASLGIAGAVSVLTLVTVGALTGVGSGWLGALDVPGLVRSPFSIANLIGMAASGVLGWLGENTAAAQALQIVRLIGMVAALGLIAWLSLRSSIHYAARAVGVALLAVVVLGPSAHDWYFLWCLPFLAVARPGRRLTTIITAVSLIFTIAAPLNSSLRGATIPILTTTALVIAIALPLLNHLRTLQPAQKVPVTAA, encoded by the coding sequence ATGCGCTCGCCGATGGTCCGTGGGGTCGTCGGCGCTGTCGTAGTCGCCCTTGCCAGCCTGGTGACGTCCGTGGTGCCGCGGTCTTCTTGGGTAGCCTCGTTCCCGCTGCGCGACTCCCTGCCCGGCCGGATGGTCGGGCTGACGTTCATGGTGGCCGGGCTCGGCTTGATGTCTTGGGCCTGGCTGACCGTGGGCCGGCGAGTGATGGCCGGCGAGAAGCTCCCGCTGCTGAGGATGACGGCGTGCTGGAGCATCCCGCTCCTGCTGGCGCCGCCTCTGTTCAGCCGCGACGCCTGGAGCTACGCCGCCCAAGGCGCACTGGTGGCGGAGGGCTACAACCCTTACGAGGTAGGGCCCGGCGTACTGTCCGGCCACATCGTCGAGGCCGTGGATCCCATGTGGATGCAGACACCTGCACCGTACGGCCCTGTGCCGCTGGCGTACGGCGGTCTGGTCGCGCACCTGACCATGAACCCGTACCTGCTCATGCTGGCGCACCGCCTCCTCGCAGTACTCGGCGTGGTGCTCATAGCGTGGGCCGTACCGCGCCTTGCGACCGCGTGTCGCGTCGACCCGGCCTTCGCGACCTGGCTGGTCGTACTGAACCCCATGCTGATCACCCACGGCATCGGCGCAGCCCACAACGACATGCTGATGCTCGGACTCGCCTGCAGCGCGTTCGCACTGGCCCTGACAGGCCATTGGGGTACGGCGGCTGTCGTGGCGGGTTCTGCGGCCGCGGTGAAGCTCCCGGGCGGACTGGTCGCCATAGCGATCGCAGCAGTGATGAGCCCGCTGGCGGGACGACTACACCGCCTTGCGAGTCTTGGGATCGCGGGAGCTGTCTCCGTGCTGACCCTGGTCACCGTCGGCGCCCTGACCGGTGTGGGCTCCGGCTGGCTCGGTGCACTCGACGTACCCGGACTGGTTCGTTCGCCGTTCTCCATCGCCAACCTCATCGGCATGGCGGCGTCCGGCGTACTCGGCTGGCTCGGTGAGAACACTGCGGCCGCACAGGCGCTGCAGATCGTCCGGCTGATCGGCATGGTCGCAGCACTCGGCCTGATCGCCTGGCTGAGCCTCAGGTCGTCCATCCACTACGCCGCGCGCGCTGTAGGAGTCGCCCTGCTCGCGGTTGTCGTTCTAGGTCCAAGCGCGCACGACTGGTATTTCCTGTGGTGCCTGCCGTTCCTCGCCGTCGCACGTCCCGGCCGGCGGCTGACCACGATCATCACCGCGGTCAGCCTGATCTTCACGATCGCGGCACCGCTCAACTCGTCACTGCGCGGTGCGACCATCCCGATCCTCACGACGACCGCACTGGTCATCGCGATCGCCCTGCCGCTCCTGAACCACCTCCGCACCCTGCAGCCGGCGCAGAAGGTCCCTGTTACAGCTGCTTGA